In Marinitoga hydrogenitolerans DSM 16785, a single window of DNA contains:
- a CDS encoding adenylosuccinate synthase encodes MERVAIVGAQWGDEGKGKVVNYFSKGYEWIVRFSGGANAGHTIYYNNKKYVNHLLPSIIPNSNSKAFLGAGMVIDIEQLIKELEILETDFPGVSSKIYIDLEAFMVLPYHKEEDGILEELRKNPIGTTRKGIGPAYTDKVSREGFKIYHLFDEDLLKERLEEIIYLKKKIFGKRFKFKPKDIFSFLMNQKRKLEKLNVNFTSAIDMANVFRNTSVLFEGAQGVLLDLDFGTYPFVTSGATMAHGVSSVGFSTFELDEVLGVLKAYTTRVGEGPFPTEELKEIGEVIRKKGNEFGATTGRPRRVGWLDLPALRYAKLRSGLTKFIITKADVLNGLDEIKVCVAYNVNRDVKEIPTSSYDFFVGKPIYETLKGWPDTNHINFLKYMSFIEEKTGIEISHISYGPKTEEMCSKNDLIMKI; translated from the coding sequence ATGGAAAGAGTGGCAATTGTTGGTGCTCAATGGGGAGATGAGGGTAAAGGTAAGGTTGTTAATTATTTTTCAAAAGGTTATGAATGGATTGTAAGATTTTCTGGTGGAGCCAATGCAGGACATACCATATATTATAACAATAAGAAATACGTTAATCATCTTCTTCCTTCAATTATTCCTAACAGCAATTCTAAAGCTTTTCTTGGTGCTGGGATGGTAATTGATATTGAACAATTAATAAAAGAATTAGAAATTTTAGAAACAGATTTTCCTGGTGTATCCTCCAAAATTTATATAGATTTAGAAGCTTTTATGGTATTACCATATCATAAAGAAGAAGATGGTATTTTGGAAGAATTGAGAAAAAATCCTATTGGAACAACTAGGAAGGGAATAGGTCCTGCTTATACTGATAAAGTTTCAAGAGAAGGTTTTAAGATTTATCATCTCTTTGATGAGGATTTATTAAAAGAAAGATTAGAAGAAATTATTTATTTAAAAAAGAAAATATTTGGCAAAAGATTTAAGTTCAAACCAAAAGATATATTTTCTTTTTTAATGAATCAAAAAAGAAAACTCGAAAAATTAAATGTCAATTTCACATCTGCAATAGATATGGCAAATGTTTTTAGAAATACCTCTGTATTATTCGAAGGAGCTCAAGGAGTTTTACTTGATCTCGATTTTGGAACATATCCTTTTGTAACTTCCGGTGCAACAATGGCTCATGGTGTTTCTTCTGTCGGCTTTTCAACATTTGAGCTCGATGAAGTATTGGGTGTATTAAAAGCATACACAACCAGAGTTGGAGAAGGACCATTTCCTACAGAAGAGTTAAAAGAGATTGGTGAAGTAATAAGAAAAAAGGGAAACGAATTTGGAGCAACCACAGGAAGACCAAGAAGAGTGGGATGGCTTGATCTACCAGCTTTAAGATATGCTAAATTACGATCAGGTTTAACAAAGTTCATTATTACAAAAGCCGATGTTTTAAATGGTTTAGATGAAATAAAGGTATGTGTAGCATATAATGTTAATAGAGATGTTAAAGAAATTCCGACATCTTCTTATGATTTTTTTGTTGGAAAACCTATATACGAAACTCTAAAAGGTTGGCCTGACACAAACCATATAAACTTTTTAAAATACATGTCTTTTATAGAAGAAAAAACAGGAATTGAAATATCACATATTTCTTATGGTCCGAAAACTGAAGAAATGTGTTCTAAAAATGATTTAATAATGAAAATATAA